A stretch of the Panthera uncia isolate 11264 chromosome D1, Puncia_PCG_1.0, whole genome shotgun sequence genome encodes the following:
- the FKBP2 gene encoding peptidyl-prolyl cis-trans isomerase FKBP2 isoform X2: MRLSWVLTVLSICLSALATAAGAEGKRKLQIGVKKRVDHCPIKSRKGDVLHMHYTGKLEDGTEFDSSLPQNQPFVFSLGTGQVIKGWDQGLLGMCEGEKRKLVIPSELGYGERGAPPKIPGGATLVFEVELLKIERRSEL, from the exons ATGAGGCTGAGCTGGGTCCTGACAGTATTGTCCATCTGCCTGAGTGCCCTGGCCACTGCTGCGGGGGCCGAGGGCAAACGGAAGCTGCAGATCGGGGTCAAGAAGCGGGTAGACCACTGTCCCATCAAGTCGCGCAAGGGGGACGTCCTGCACATGCACTACACG GGGAAGCTGGAAGATGGGACGGAATTTGACAGCAGCCTGCCCCAGAACCAGCCCTTTGTCTTCTCCCTGGGCACAGGCCAGGTCATCAAGGGCTGGGACCAGGGGCTGCTGGG GATGTGTGAGGGAGAAAAACGGAAGCTGGTGATCCCATCAGAGTTGG GGTATGGAGAGCGGGGAGCTCCCCCAAAGATTCCAG GTGGTGCAACCCTCGTGTTTGAGGTGGAGCTGCTCAAAATCGAGCGACGTTCAGAACTGTAg
- the FKBP2 gene encoding peptidyl-prolyl cis-trans isomerase FKBP2 isoform X1 has protein sequence MTRLRTGGSTTGVDSGGAARRDMRLSWVLTVLSICLSALATAAGAEGKRKLQIGVKKRVDHCPIKSRKGDVLHMHYTGKLEDGTEFDSSLPQNQPFVFSLGTGQVIKGWDQGLLGMCEGEKRKLVIPSELGYGERGAPPKIPGGATLVFEVELLKIERRSEL, from the exons ATGACGCGCCTGCGCACAGGCGGCAGCACGACTGGGGTTGACTCCGGGGGCGCGGCGAGGAG AGACATGAGGCTGAGCTGGGTCCTGACAGTATTGTCCATCTGCCTGAGTGCCCTGGCCACTGCTGCGGGGGCCGAGGGCAAACGGAAGCTGCAGATCGGGGTCAAGAAGCGGGTAGACCACTGTCCCATCAAGTCGCGCAAGGGGGACGTCCTGCACATGCACTACACG GGGAAGCTGGAAGATGGGACGGAATTTGACAGCAGCCTGCCCCAGAACCAGCCCTTTGTCTTCTCCCTGGGCACAGGCCAGGTCATCAAGGGCTGGGACCAGGGGCTGCTGGG GATGTGTGAGGGAGAAAAACGGAAGCTGGTGATCCCATCAGAGTTGG GGTATGGAGAGCGGGGAGCTCCCCCAAAGATTCCAG GTGGTGCAACCCTCGTGTTTGAGGTGGAGCTGCTCAAAATCGAGCGACGTTCAGAACTGTAg
- the LOC125931722 gene encoding PE-PGRS family protein PE_PGRS16, with product MPQGEGFHAARGGAPGVGAGRGTETGGTSELVPVEGRAPGLGTELGQVGGGAWSLEEELEQAEGGASGLETEGDGAQALGAGLQSVSGVATVQERGSSSIEGGAPGQGAELRPLKGGVKEQSEGVGPGNGPGRPRGGGLRGGRAWGRGRPRTPPGEVVWVERARRPPDTGPVWVPRRPPRAQSWGGAPGGGTGPAWGVPPEDRGSPEPPSGDVWVPRGRPPAAASEVWVCWAGGNWVWREWDRSVEATAGQPDKVWTLRKGTGGN from the coding sequence ATGCCGCAGGGGGAGGGTTTTCACGCCGCACGGGGCGGAGCCCCGGGAGTCGGGGCGGGACGTGGGACGGAGACGGGTGGAACCTCTGAGCTGGTGCCAGTAGAAGGCAGGGCTCCGGGACTGGGGACGGAGCTAGGACAGGTGGGGGGCGGAGCCTGGTCcctggaggaggagctggaaCAGGCGGAAGGCGGAGCCTCGGGTTTGGAGACCGAAGGGGACGGAGCCCAGGCACTGGGGGCGGGCCTTCAGTCGGTGAGTGGCGTGGCTACAGTTCAGGAAAGAGGGTCTAGTTCTATCGAGGGCGGGGCTCCAGGGCAAGGGGCGGAACTACGTCCGCTAAAGGGTGGGGTCAAGGAGCAAAGCGAAGGCGTAGGCCCAGGTAATGGCCCGGGGCGTCCACGCGGGGGCGGTCTCCGCGGGGGCCGGGCCTGGGGACGCGGTAGGCCGAGAACTCCCCCGGGAGAGGTGGTGTGGGTGGAGCGGGCTCGGCGGCCACCAGACACGGGGCCGGTCTGGGTACCCCGCAGGCCCCCGAGGGCTCAGAGCTGGGGCGGCGCCCCGGGCGGAGGCACAGGCCCGGCCTGGGGGGTGCCTCCGGAGGATCGGGGCTCCCCGGAGCCACCCAGCGGCGATGTGTGGGTGCCTCGGGGCAGGCCCCCTGCAGCGGCCTCAGAGGTGTGGGTGTGCTGGGCGGGGGGCAACTGGGTGTGGCGTGAATGGGATCGCTCCGTCGAGGCAACTGCTGGGCAGCCAGATAAGGTCTGGACTTTGCGTAAAGGGACGGGCGGGAATTGA
- the VEGFB gene encoding vascular endothelial growth factor B isoform X2, whose amino-acid sequence MSPLLRRLLLAALLQLAPAQGPVSQPDTPGHQKKVVSWIDVYARATCQPREVVVPLTVELMGTVAKQLVPSCVTVQRCGGCCPDDGLECVPTGQHQVRMQILMIRYPSSQLGEMSLEEHSQCECRPKKRESAVKPDSPRPLCPRCTQRHQRPDPRTCRCRCRRRSFLRCQGRGLELNPDTCRCRKLRR is encoded by the exons ATGAGCCCCCTGCTCCGCCGCCTGCTGCTCGCCGCGCTCCTGCAGCTGGCCCCCGCCCAG GGCCCTGTGTCCCAGCCTGATACCCCCGGCCACCAGAAGAAAG TGGTGTCATGGATAGACGTGTATGCCCGTGCCACCTGCCAGCCCCGGGAGGTGGTGGTGCCCCTGACCGTGGAGCTCATGGGCACCGTGGCCAAGCAGCTGGTGCCCAGCTGTGTGACCGTGCAGCGCTGTGGTGGCTGCTGCCCTGACGATGGCCTGGAGTGCGTGCCCACAGGGCAGCACCAAGTCCGAATGCAG ATACTCATGATCCGTTACCCGAGCAGTCAGCTGGGCGAGATGTCCCTGGAAGAACACAGCCAGTGTGAATGCAG ACcaaaaaagagggagagtgcTGTGAAGCCAGACAG ccccaggcccctctgCCCACGCTGCACCCAGCGCCACCAGCGCCCTGACCCCCGGacctgccgctgccgctgccgacGCCGCAGCTTCCTCCGTTGCCAAGGGCGGGGCTTAGAGCTCAACCCAGACACCTGCAG gtGCCGGAAGCTGCGAAGGTGA
- the VEGFB gene encoding vascular endothelial growth factor B isoform X1, producing the protein MSPLLRRLLLAALLQLAPAQGPVSQPDTPGHQKKVVSWIDVYARATCQPREVVVPLTVELMGTVAKQLVPSCVTVQRCGGCCPDDGLECVPTGQHQVRMQILMIRYPSSQLGEMSLEEHSQCECRPKKRESAVKPDRASTPHHRPQPRSVPGWDSAPGAPSPADITHPTPAPGPSAHAAPSATSALTPGPAAAAADAAASSVAKGGA; encoded by the exons ATGAGCCCCCTGCTCCGCCGCCTGCTGCTCGCCGCGCTCCTGCAGCTGGCCCCCGCCCAG GGCCCTGTGTCCCAGCCTGATACCCCCGGCCACCAGAAGAAAG TGGTGTCATGGATAGACGTGTATGCCCGTGCCACCTGCCAGCCCCGGGAGGTGGTGGTGCCCCTGACCGTGGAGCTCATGGGCACCGTGGCCAAGCAGCTGGTGCCCAGCTGTGTGACCGTGCAGCGCTGTGGTGGCTGCTGCCCTGACGATGGCCTGGAGTGCGTGCCCACAGGGCAGCACCAAGTCCGAATGCAG ATACTCATGATCCGTTACCCGAGCAGTCAGCTGGGCGAGATGTCCCTGGAAGAACACAGCCAGTGTGAATGCAG ACcaaaaaagagggagagtgcTGTGAAGCCAGACAG GGCTTCCACTCCCCACCACCGTCCCCAGCCCCGCTCTGTTCCGGGCTGGGACTCTGCCCCCGGAGCACCCTCCCCAGCTGACATCACCCATCCCactccagccccaggcccctctgCCCACGCTGCACCCAGCGCCACCAGCGCCCTGACCCCCGGacctgccgctgccgctgccgacGCCGCAGCTTCCTCCGTTGCCAAGGGCGGGGCTTAG